A DNA window from Loxodonta africana isolate mLoxAfr1 chromosome 7, mLoxAfr1.hap2, whole genome shotgun sequence contains the following coding sequences:
- the TUB gene encoding tubby protein homolog isoform X4 — translation MGAPHSKQHRKPGPLKQGHRGHQRDWRTTRRRNYLKDAREIARVLDDEGSSLRQQKLDRQRALLEQKQKKKRQEPLMVQANADGRPRSRRARQSEEQAPLVESYLSSSGSTSYQVQEADSLASVQLGAAHPTAPASAKRTKAAAAAGGQGGASKKEKKAKHKGTGGPAALAEDKSEARGPVQILTVGQSDHAQDAGEMAAGGGTPPSGQDLRATMQRKGISSSMSFDEEEEDEDENSSSSSQLNSNTRPSSATSRKSVREAASAPSPTAPEPPVDVEVQDLEEFALRPAPQGITIKCRITRDKKGMDRGMYPTYFLHMDREDGKKVFLLAGRKRKKSKTSNYLISVDPTDLSRGGDSYIGKLRSNLMGTKFTVYDNGVNPQKTSSSTLESGTLRQELAAVCYETNVLGFKGPRKMSVIVPGMNMVHERVSIRPRNEHETLLARWQNKNTETIIELQNKTPVWNDDTQSYVLNFHGRVTQASVKNFQIIHGNDPDYIVMQFGRVAEDVFTMDYNYPLCALQAFAIALSSFDSKLACE, via the exons TGTCTTAGATGATGAGGGCAGCAGCCTCAGACAGCAGAAGCTTGACCGGCAG CGGGCCCTGCTGGAGCAGAAGCAAAAGAAGAAGCGCCAGGAGCCCCTGATGGTGCAGGCCAACGCCGATGGGCGGCCCCGGAGCCGGCGGGCCCGGCAGTCGGAGGAGCAGGCCCCTTTGGTGGAGTCCTACCTCAGCAGCAGTGGCAGCACCAGCTACCAAG TTCAAGAGGCCGACTCACTTGCCAGTGTGCAGCTGGGAGCTGCCCACCCAACAGCACCAGCCTCAGCCAAAAGAACCAAGGCAGCAGCCGCAGCAGGGGGCCAGGGTGGGGCCTCTAAAAAGGAGAAGAAGGCGAAGCACAAAG GCACCGGCGGGCCAGCAGCACTGGCAGAAGACAAGTCTGAGGCCCGAGGCCCGGTGCAGATCCTGACTGTGGGCCAGTCAGACCACGCCCAGGATGCAGGGGAGATGGCAGCTGGTGGGGGCACGCCACCCAGCGGGCAGGACCTCCGTGCCACGATGCAGAGGAAGG GCATCTCCAGCAGCATGAGCTTTGACGAGGAAGAGGAGGATGAGGATGAGAACAGCTCCAGCTCCTCTCAGCTAAACAGCAACACCcgccccagctctgccactagcAGGAAGTCTGTCAGG GAGGCAGCCTCAGCCCCAAGCCCAACAGCCCCAGAGCCACCAGTGGATGTTGAGGTCCAGGATCTTGAGGAGTTCGCACTGAGGCCAGCCCCCCAGGGTATCACCATCAAGTGCCGCATTACGCGGGACAAGAAGGGGATGGACCGGGGGATGTACCCCACCTACTTTCTGCACATGGACCGTGAGGATGGAAAGAAG GTGTTCCTCCTGgcgggaaggaagagaaagaagagtaaAACTTCCAATTACCTCATCTCTGTGGACCCAACAGACTTGTCTCGAGGAGGGGACAGCTACATCGGGAAACTGCG GTCCAACCTTATGGGCACCAAGTTCACTGTTTATGACAATGGAGTCAACCCTCAGAAGACATCATCCTCTACTTTGGAAAGTGGAACTTTGCGTCAGGAGCTGGCAGCTGTGTGCTAC GAGACAAACGTCTTAGGCTTCAAGGGGCCACGGAAGATGAGTGTCATTGTCCCAGGCATGAACATGGTTCACGAGAGAGTCTCCATCCGGCCCCGCAAC GAGCATGAGACACTACTAGCACGTTGGCAGAACAAGAACACGGAAACTATCATCGAGCTGCAAAACAAGACACCTGTCTGGAATGATGACACACAGTCCTATGTACTCAACTTCCATGGGCGCGTCACACAGGCCTCCGTGAAGAACTTCCAGATCATCCATGGCAATGACC CCGATTACATCGTGATGCAGTTTGGACGGGTAGCAGAGGATGTGTTCACCATGGATTACAACTACCCGCTGTGTGCGCTGCAGGCCTTTGCTATTGCCCTGTCCAGCTTCGACAGCAAGCTGGCCTGTGAGTAG
- the TUB gene encoding tubby protein homolog isoform X7 has translation MVTCVEPRFLRLQGSVLDDEGSSLRQQKLDRQRALLEQKQKKKRQEPLMVQANADGRPRSRRARQSEEQAPLVESYLSSSGSTSYQVQEADSLASVQLGAAHPTAPASAKRTKAAAAAGGQGGASKKEKKAKHKGTGGPAALAEDKSEARGPVQILTVGQSDHAQDAGEMAAGGGTPPSGQDLRATMQRKGISSSMSFDEEEEDEDENSSSSSQLNSNTRPSSATSRKSVREAASAPSPTAPEPPVDVEVQDLEEFALRPAPQGITIKCRITRDKKGMDRGMYPTYFLHMDREDGKKVFLLAGRKRKKSKTSNYLISVDPTDLSRGGDSYIGKLRSNLMGTKFTVYDNGVNPQKTSSSTLESGTLRQELAAVCYETNVLGFKGPRKMSVIVPGMNMVHERVSIRPRNEHETLLARWQNKNTETIIELQNKTPVWNDDTQSYVLNFHGRVTQASVKNFQIIHGNDPDYIVMQFGRVAEDVFTMDYNYPLCALQAFAIALSSFDSKLACE, from the exons ATGGTCACGTGTGTGGAACCCAGGTTCCTGCGACTTCAGGGAAG TGTCTTAGATGATGAGGGCAGCAGCCTCAGACAGCAGAAGCTTGACCGGCAG CGGGCCCTGCTGGAGCAGAAGCAAAAGAAGAAGCGCCAGGAGCCCCTGATGGTGCAGGCCAACGCCGATGGGCGGCCCCGGAGCCGGCGGGCCCGGCAGTCGGAGGAGCAGGCCCCTTTGGTGGAGTCCTACCTCAGCAGCAGTGGCAGCACCAGCTACCAAG TTCAAGAGGCCGACTCACTTGCCAGTGTGCAGCTGGGAGCTGCCCACCCAACAGCACCAGCCTCAGCCAAAAGAACCAAGGCAGCAGCCGCAGCAGGGGGCCAGGGTGGGGCCTCTAAAAAGGAGAAGAAGGCGAAGCACAAAG GCACCGGCGGGCCAGCAGCACTGGCAGAAGACAAGTCTGAGGCCCGAGGCCCGGTGCAGATCCTGACTGTGGGCCAGTCAGACCACGCCCAGGATGCAGGGGAGATGGCAGCTGGTGGGGGCACGCCACCCAGCGGGCAGGACCTCCGTGCCACGATGCAGAGGAAGG GCATCTCCAGCAGCATGAGCTTTGACGAGGAAGAGGAGGATGAGGATGAGAACAGCTCCAGCTCCTCTCAGCTAAACAGCAACACCcgccccagctctgccactagcAGGAAGTCTGTCAGG GAGGCAGCCTCAGCCCCAAGCCCAACAGCCCCAGAGCCACCAGTGGATGTTGAGGTCCAGGATCTTGAGGAGTTCGCACTGAGGCCAGCCCCCCAGGGTATCACCATCAAGTGCCGCATTACGCGGGACAAGAAGGGGATGGACCGGGGGATGTACCCCACCTACTTTCTGCACATGGACCGTGAGGATGGAAAGAAG GTGTTCCTCCTGgcgggaaggaagagaaagaagagtaaAACTTCCAATTACCTCATCTCTGTGGACCCAACAGACTTGTCTCGAGGAGGGGACAGCTACATCGGGAAACTGCG GTCCAACCTTATGGGCACCAAGTTCACTGTTTATGACAATGGAGTCAACCCTCAGAAGACATCATCCTCTACTTTGGAAAGTGGAACTTTGCGTCAGGAGCTGGCAGCTGTGTGCTAC GAGACAAACGTCTTAGGCTTCAAGGGGCCACGGAAGATGAGTGTCATTGTCCCAGGCATGAACATGGTTCACGAGAGAGTCTCCATCCGGCCCCGCAAC GAGCATGAGACACTACTAGCACGTTGGCAGAACAAGAACACGGAAACTATCATCGAGCTGCAAAACAAGACACCTGTCTGGAATGATGACACACAGTCCTATGTACTCAACTTCCATGGGCGCGTCACACAGGCCTCCGTGAAGAACTTCCAGATCATCCATGGCAATGACC CCGATTACATCGTGATGCAGTTTGGACGGGTAGCAGAGGATGTGTTCACCATGGATTACAACTACCCGCTGTGTGCGCTGCAGGCCTTTGCTATTGCCCTGTCCAGCTTCGACAGCAAGCTGGCCTGTGAGTAG
- the TUB gene encoding tubby protein homolog isoform X6, with amino-acid sequence MEGVSSHRTLSYSRWSYDSVLDDEGSSLRQQKLDRQRALLEQKQKKKRQEPLMVQANADGRPRSRRARQSEEQAPLVESYLSSSGSTSYQVQEADSLASVQLGAAHPTAPASAKRTKAAAAAGGQGGASKKEKKAKHKGTGGPAALAEDKSEARGPVQILTVGQSDHAQDAGEMAAGGGTPPSGQDLRATMQRKGISSSMSFDEEEEDEDENSSSSSQLNSNTRPSSATSRKSVREAASAPSPTAPEPPVDVEVQDLEEFALRPAPQGITIKCRITRDKKGMDRGMYPTYFLHMDREDGKKVFLLAGRKRKKSKTSNYLISVDPTDLSRGGDSYIGKLRSNLMGTKFTVYDNGVNPQKTSSSTLESGTLRQELAAVCYETNVLGFKGPRKMSVIVPGMNMVHERVSIRPRNEHETLLARWQNKNTETIIELQNKTPVWNDDTQSYVLNFHGRVTQASVKNFQIIHGNDPDYIVMQFGRVAEDVFTMDYNYPLCALQAFAIALSSFDSKLACE; translated from the exons TGTCTTAGATGATGAGGGCAGCAGCCTCAGACAGCAGAAGCTTGACCGGCAG CGGGCCCTGCTGGAGCAGAAGCAAAAGAAGAAGCGCCAGGAGCCCCTGATGGTGCAGGCCAACGCCGATGGGCGGCCCCGGAGCCGGCGGGCCCGGCAGTCGGAGGAGCAGGCCCCTTTGGTGGAGTCCTACCTCAGCAGCAGTGGCAGCACCAGCTACCAAG TTCAAGAGGCCGACTCACTTGCCAGTGTGCAGCTGGGAGCTGCCCACCCAACAGCACCAGCCTCAGCCAAAAGAACCAAGGCAGCAGCCGCAGCAGGGGGCCAGGGTGGGGCCTCTAAAAAGGAGAAGAAGGCGAAGCACAAAG GCACCGGCGGGCCAGCAGCACTGGCAGAAGACAAGTCTGAGGCCCGAGGCCCGGTGCAGATCCTGACTGTGGGCCAGTCAGACCACGCCCAGGATGCAGGGGAGATGGCAGCTGGTGGGGGCACGCCACCCAGCGGGCAGGACCTCCGTGCCACGATGCAGAGGAAGG GCATCTCCAGCAGCATGAGCTTTGACGAGGAAGAGGAGGATGAGGATGAGAACAGCTCCAGCTCCTCTCAGCTAAACAGCAACACCcgccccagctctgccactagcAGGAAGTCTGTCAGG GAGGCAGCCTCAGCCCCAAGCCCAACAGCCCCAGAGCCACCAGTGGATGTTGAGGTCCAGGATCTTGAGGAGTTCGCACTGAGGCCAGCCCCCCAGGGTATCACCATCAAGTGCCGCATTACGCGGGACAAGAAGGGGATGGACCGGGGGATGTACCCCACCTACTTTCTGCACATGGACCGTGAGGATGGAAAGAAG GTGTTCCTCCTGgcgggaaggaagagaaagaagagtaaAACTTCCAATTACCTCATCTCTGTGGACCCAACAGACTTGTCTCGAGGAGGGGACAGCTACATCGGGAAACTGCG GTCCAACCTTATGGGCACCAAGTTCACTGTTTATGACAATGGAGTCAACCCTCAGAAGACATCATCCTCTACTTTGGAAAGTGGAACTTTGCGTCAGGAGCTGGCAGCTGTGTGCTAC GAGACAAACGTCTTAGGCTTCAAGGGGCCACGGAAGATGAGTGTCATTGTCCCAGGCATGAACATGGTTCACGAGAGAGTCTCCATCCGGCCCCGCAAC GAGCATGAGACACTACTAGCACGTTGGCAGAACAAGAACACGGAAACTATCATCGAGCTGCAAAACAAGACACCTGTCTGGAATGATGACACACAGTCCTATGTACTCAACTTCCATGGGCGCGTCACACAGGCCTCCGTGAAGAACTTCCAGATCATCCATGGCAATGACC CCGATTACATCGTGATGCAGTTTGGACGGGTAGCAGAGGATGTGTTCACCATGGATTACAACTACCCGCTGTGTGCGCTGCAGGCCTTTGCTATTGCCCTGTCCAGCTTCGACAGCAAGCTGGCCTGTGAGTAG
- the TUB gene encoding tubby protein homolog isoform X9 has product MQLYKMTPVLDDEGSSLRQQKLDRQRALLEQKQKKKRQEPLMVQANADGRPRSRRARQSEEQAPLVESYLSSSGSTSYQVQEADSLASVQLGAAHPTAPASAKRTKAAAAAGGQGGASKKEKKAKHKGTGGPAALAEDKSEARGPVQILTVGQSDHAQDAGEMAAGGGTPPSGQDLRATMQRKGISSSMSFDEEEEDEDENSSSSSQLNSNTRPSSATSRKSVREAASAPSPTAPEPPVDVEVQDLEEFALRPAPQGITIKCRITRDKKGMDRGMYPTYFLHMDREDGKKVFLLAGRKRKKSKTSNYLISVDPTDLSRGGDSYIGKLRSNLMGTKFTVYDNGVNPQKTSSSTLESGTLRQELAAVCYETNVLGFKGPRKMSVIVPGMNMVHERVSIRPRNEHETLLARWQNKNTETIIELQNKTPVWNDDTQSYVLNFHGRVTQASVKNFQIIHGNDPDYIVMQFGRVAEDVFTMDYNYPLCALQAFAIALSSFDSKLACE; this is encoded by the exons TGTCTTAGATGATGAGGGCAGCAGCCTCAGACAGCAGAAGCTTGACCGGCAG CGGGCCCTGCTGGAGCAGAAGCAAAAGAAGAAGCGCCAGGAGCCCCTGATGGTGCAGGCCAACGCCGATGGGCGGCCCCGGAGCCGGCGGGCCCGGCAGTCGGAGGAGCAGGCCCCTTTGGTGGAGTCCTACCTCAGCAGCAGTGGCAGCACCAGCTACCAAG TTCAAGAGGCCGACTCACTTGCCAGTGTGCAGCTGGGAGCTGCCCACCCAACAGCACCAGCCTCAGCCAAAAGAACCAAGGCAGCAGCCGCAGCAGGGGGCCAGGGTGGGGCCTCTAAAAAGGAGAAGAAGGCGAAGCACAAAG GCACCGGCGGGCCAGCAGCACTGGCAGAAGACAAGTCTGAGGCCCGAGGCCCGGTGCAGATCCTGACTGTGGGCCAGTCAGACCACGCCCAGGATGCAGGGGAGATGGCAGCTGGTGGGGGCACGCCACCCAGCGGGCAGGACCTCCGTGCCACGATGCAGAGGAAGG GCATCTCCAGCAGCATGAGCTTTGACGAGGAAGAGGAGGATGAGGATGAGAACAGCTCCAGCTCCTCTCAGCTAAACAGCAACACCcgccccagctctgccactagcAGGAAGTCTGTCAGG GAGGCAGCCTCAGCCCCAAGCCCAACAGCCCCAGAGCCACCAGTGGATGTTGAGGTCCAGGATCTTGAGGAGTTCGCACTGAGGCCAGCCCCCCAGGGTATCACCATCAAGTGCCGCATTACGCGGGACAAGAAGGGGATGGACCGGGGGATGTACCCCACCTACTTTCTGCACATGGACCGTGAGGATGGAAAGAAG GTGTTCCTCCTGgcgggaaggaagagaaagaagagtaaAACTTCCAATTACCTCATCTCTGTGGACCCAACAGACTTGTCTCGAGGAGGGGACAGCTACATCGGGAAACTGCG GTCCAACCTTATGGGCACCAAGTTCACTGTTTATGACAATGGAGTCAACCCTCAGAAGACATCATCCTCTACTTTGGAAAGTGGAACTTTGCGTCAGGAGCTGGCAGCTGTGTGCTAC GAGACAAACGTCTTAGGCTTCAAGGGGCCACGGAAGATGAGTGTCATTGTCCCAGGCATGAACATGGTTCACGAGAGAGTCTCCATCCGGCCCCGCAAC GAGCATGAGACACTACTAGCACGTTGGCAGAACAAGAACACGGAAACTATCATCGAGCTGCAAAACAAGACACCTGTCTGGAATGATGACACACAGTCCTATGTACTCAACTTCCATGGGCGCGTCACACAGGCCTCCGTGAAGAACTTCCAGATCATCCATGGCAATGACC CCGATTACATCGTGATGCAGTTTGGACGGGTAGCAGAGGATGTGTTCACCATGGATTACAACTACCCGCTGTGTGCGCTGCAGGCCTTTGCTATTGCCCTGTCCAGCTTCGACAGCAAGCTGGCCTGTGAGTAG
- the TUB gene encoding tubby protein homolog isoform X8, whose protein sequence is MTSKPHSDWIPYSVLDDEGSSLRQQKLDRQRALLEQKQKKKRQEPLMVQANADGRPRSRRARQSEEQAPLVESYLSSSGSTSYQVQEADSLASVQLGAAHPTAPASAKRTKAAAAAGGQGGASKKEKKAKHKGTGGPAALAEDKSEARGPVQILTVGQSDHAQDAGEMAAGGGTPPSGQDLRATMQRKGISSSMSFDEEEEDEDENSSSSSQLNSNTRPSSATSRKSVREAASAPSPTAPEPPVDVEVQDLEEFALRPAPQGITIKCRITRDKKGMDRGMYPTYFLHMDREDGKKVFLLAGRKRKKSKTSNYLISVDPTDLSRGGDSYIGKLRSNLMGTKFTVYDNGVNPQKTSSSTLESGTLRQELAAVCYETNVLGFKGPRKMSVIVPGMNMVHERVSIRPRNEHETLLARWQNKNTETIIELQNKTPVWNDDTQSYVLNFHGRVTQASVKNFQIIHGNDPDYIVMQFGRVAEDVFTMDYNYPLCALQAFAIALSSFDSKLACE, encoded by the exons ATGACTTCCAAGCCGCATTCCGACTGGATTCCCTACAG TGTCTTAGATGATGAGGGCAGCAGCCTCAGACAGCAGAAGCTTGACCGGCAG CGGGCCCTGCTGGAGCAGAAGCAAAAGAAGAAGCGCCAGGAGCCCCTGATGGTGCAGGCCAACGCCGATGGGCGGCCCCGGAGCCGGCGGGCCCGGCAGTCGGAGGAGCAGGCCCCTTTGGTGGAGTCCTACCTCAGCAGCAGTGGCAGCACCAGCTACCAAG TTCAAGAGGCCGACTCACTTGCCAGTGTGCAGCTGGGAGCTGCCCACCCAACAGCACCAGCCTCAGCCAAAAGAACCAAGGCAGCAGCCGCAGCAGGGGGCCAGGGTGGGGCCTCTAAAAAGGAGAAGAAGGCGAAGCACAAAG GCACCGGCGGGCCAGCAGCACTGGCAGAAGACAAGTCTGAGGCCCGAGGCCCGGTGCAGATCCTGACTGTGGGCCAGTCAGACCACGCCCAGGATGCAGGGGAGATGGCAGCTGGTGGGGGCACGCCACCCAGCGGGCAGGACCTCCGTGCCACGATGCAGAGGAAGG GCATCTCCAGCAGCATGAGCTTTGACGAGGAAGAGGAGGATGAGGATGAGAACAGCTCCAGCTCCTCTCAGCTAAACAGCAACACCcgccccagctctgccactagcAGGAAGTCTGTCAGG GAGGCAGCCTCAGCCCCAAGCCCAACAGCCCCAGAGCCACCAGTGGATGTTGAGGTCCAGGATCTTGAGGAGTTCGCACTGAGGCCAGCCCCCCAGGGTATCACCATCAAGTGCCGCATTACGCGGGACAAGAAGGGGATGGACCGGGGGATGTACCCCACCTACTTTCTGCACATGGACCGTGAGGATGGAAAGAAG GTGTTCCTCCTGgcgggaaggaagagaaagaagagtaaAACTTCCAATTACCTCATCTCTGTGGACCCAACAGACTTGTCTCGAGGAGGGGACAGCTACATCGGGAAACTGCG GTCCAACCTTATGGGCACCAAGTTCACTGTTTATGACAATGGAGTCAACCCTCAGAAGACATCATCCTCTACTTTGGAAAGTGGAACTTTGCGTCAGGAGCTGGCAGCTGTGTGCTAC GAGACAAACGTCTTAGGCTTCAAGGGGCCACGGAAGATGAGTGTCATTGTCCCAGGCATGAACATGGTTCACGAGAGAGTCTCCATCCGGCCCCGCAAC GAGCATGAGACACTACTAGCACGTTGGCAGAACAAGAACACGGAAACTATCATCGAGCTGCAAAACAAGACACCTGTCTGGAATGATGACACACAGTCCTATGTACTCAACTTCCATGGGCGCGTCACACAGGCCTCCGTGAAGAACTTCCAGATCATCCATGGCAATGACC CCGATTACATCGTGATGCAGTTTGGACGGGTAGCAGAGGATGTGTTCACCATGGATTACAACTACCCGCTGTGTGCGCTGCAGGCCTTTGCTATTGCCCTGTCCAGCTTCGACAGCAAGCTGGCCTGTGAGTAG